A region of Salvia splendens isolate huo1 chromosome 17, SspV2, whole genome shotgun sequence DNA encodes the following proteins:
- the LOC121774154 gene encoding B3 domain-containing protein At4g34400-like isoform X1, translating into MKKGGSRKMSNATDDLPEFFKVYTSALSSELMRIPPDFITKFAGNIPTTCTLERPHVASWKVDVCKVKDCWFFQKGWPNFVEDNSLEDADFLTFCYLGNSLFCVNVFSPNGCAKRGQSAGTNVPIHEVHPRQVEDINKNPNFTIVLTSGGSRGGRRGRSPPPCDYFSLIGM; encoded by the exons ATGAAGAAAGGTGGTTCCAGAAAGATGTCAAATGCCACTGATGATTTACCAGAGTTTTTCAAGGTTTACACCTCTGCTCTAAGTTCCGAATTGATG AGAATTCCACCAGATTTTATCACCAAATTTGCTGGGAATATTCCGACAACGTGCACGTTGGAAAGGCCACATGTTGCATCTTGGAAAGTTGATGTGTGCAAAGTGAAGGATTGTTGGTTTTTCCAAAAGGGTTGGCCTAATTTTGTGGAAGATAATTCTCTAGAAGATGCTGATTTTCTCACATTTTGCTATCTTGGGAATTCCTTGTTTTGTGTCAACGTATTCTCACCAAATGGTTGTGCAAAAAGAGGTCAATCTGCAGGTACTAATGTTCCAATACATGAGGTCCATCCAAGACAAGTGGAAGATATCaacaaaaaccctaatttcaccATTGTGCTAaccagtggcggatctagggggggcaggagggggcggtcgccccctccgtgcgactatttttcccttatcgggatgtaa
- the LOC121774154 gene encoding B3 domain-containing protein At2g35310-like isoform X2, with amino-acid sequence MKKGGSRKMSNATDDLPEFFKRIPPDFITKFAGNIPTTCTLERPHVASWKVDVCKVKDCWFFQKGWPNFVEDNSLEDADFLTFCYLGNSLFCVNVFSPNGCAKRGQSAGTNVPIHEVHPRQVEDINKNPNFTIVLTSGGSRGGRRGRSPPPCDYFSLIGM; translated from the exons ATGAAGAAAGGTGGTTCCAGAAAGATGTCAAATGCCACTGATGATTTACCAGAGTTTTTCAAG AGAATTCCACCAGATTTTATCACCAAATTTGCTGGGAATATTCCGACAACGTGCACGTTGGAAAGGCCACATGTTGCATCTTGGAAAGTTGATGTGTGCAAAGTGAAGGATTGTTGGTTTTTCCAAAAGGGTTGGCCTAATTTTGTGGAAGATAATTCTCTAGAAGATGCTGATTTTCTCACATTTTGCTATCTTGGGAATTCCTTGTTTTGTGTCAACGTATTCTCACCAAATGGTTGTGCAAAAAGAGGTCAATCTGCAGGTACTAATGTTCCAATACATGAGGTCCATCCAAGACAAGTGGAAGATATCaacaaaaaccctaatttcaccATTGTGCTAaccagtggcggatctagggggggcaggagggggcggtcgccccctccgtgcgactatttttcccttatcgggatgtaa
- the LOC121773596 gene encoding uncharacterized protein At5g65660-like, with the protein MDSPYHGGAPVTSHGGASRPSLGFPLGTALLLVVIFSLSGIFSCCYHWDKLRRTLSLDSADIEADADLKPKPPNTDLNRKENQSLPVIMPGDNVPKFIALPCPCQPPRQGSVVLEVEKPPAKPPHIAVPFY; encoded by the exons ATGGACAGTCCATACCACGGTGGTGCGCCAGTTACCAGCCACGGCGGAGCTTCACGCCCTTCCCTAGGGTTCCCTCTCGGCACCGCTCTCTTACTGGTCGTCATTTTCAGCCTCAGCGGCATCTTCTCCTGCTGCTACCACTGGGACAAACTCCGCCGCACTCTCTCTCTCGATTCCGCCGACATCGAGGCCGACGCTGATCTCAAGCCGAAACCCCCAAACACG GATTTGAATCGCAAGGAGAATCAGAGCTTGCCTGTGATAATGCCGGGAGATAATGTTCCGAAATTCATAGCATTACCGTGCCCTTGCCAGCCGCCGCGGCAGGGCAGCGTCGTGCTGGAGGTGGAGAAGCCGCCGGCGAAGCCGCCGCATATCGCCGTGCCGTTCTACTGA